A genomic segment from Nymphalis io chromosome 15, ilAglIoxx1.1, whole genome shotgun sequence encodes:
- the LOC126773661 gene encoding pre-mRNA-processing-splicing factor 8 encodes MSLPPYLLGPNPWATMMAQQQLAAAQQAALQAHAAAAAAAPPVPPAQPPKPHHIPEEKIKEKAQKWHQLQTKRFADKRKFGFVDAQKEDMPPEHIRKIIRDHGDMTSRKYRHDKRVYLGALKYMPHAVMKLLENMPMPWEQIRDVKVLYHITGAITFVNEIPWVVEPVYIAQWGTMWIMMRREKRDRRHFKRMRFPPFDDEEPPLDYADNILDVEPLEPIQIELDPEEDAAVANWFYDHKPLLGTRHVNGSTYRKWNLSLPQMATLYRLANQLLTDLVDDNYFYLFDSKSFFTAKALNMAIPGGPKFEPLVKDNSAGDEDWNEFNDINKIIIRQPIRTEYRIAFPYLYNNLPHFVQLSWYHTPNVVYIKTEDPDLPAFYFDPLINPISHRHTVKSLDPVPEEEDFLLPEDVTPFLQETALYTDNTANGIALLWAPRPFNMRSGRSRRAIDVPLVKTWYKEHCPPGQPVKVRVSYQKLLKYYVLNALKHRPPKPQKKRYLFRSFKSTKFFQTTTLDWVEAGLQVCRQGYNMLNLLIHRKNLNYLHLDYNFNLKPVKTLTTKERKKSRFGNAFHLCREILRLTKLIVDSHVQYRLNNVDSFQLADGLQYIFAHVGQLTGMYRYKYKLMRQIRMCKDLKHLVYYRFNTGPVSKGPGCGFWAPGWRVWLFFMRGITPLLERWLGNLLSRQFEGRHSKGVAKTVTKQRVESHFDLELRASVMHDIVDMMPEGIKQNKARTILQHLSEAWRCWKANIPWKVPGLPTPIENMILRYVKMKADWWTNTAHYNRERIRRGATVDKTVCKKNLGRLTRLYLKAEQERQHNYLKDGPYISPEEAVAIYTTTVHWLESRRFAPIPFPPLSYKHDTKLLILALERLKEAYSVKSRLNQSQREELGLIEQAYDNPHEALSRIKRHLLTQRTFREVGIEFMDLYSHLVPVYDVEPLEKITDAYLDQYLWYEADKRRLLPPWVKPADTEPSPLLVYKWCQGINNLQDVWEVGEGECNVLLESRFEKLYEKIDLTLLNRLLRLIVDHNIADYMTAKNNVVINYKDMNHTNSYGIIRGLQFASFIVQYYGLVLDLLVLGLQRASEMAGPPQLPNDFLSYQDRAAEGAHPIRLYCRYIDRIHIFFRFTAEEARDLIQRYLTEHPDPNNENIVGYNNKKCWPRDARMRLMKHDVNLGRAVFWDIKNRLPRSVTTIQWENSFVSVYSKDNPNLLFNMAGFECRILPKCRSQHEELSHRDGVWNLQNEVTKERTAQCYLRVDDESLARFHNRVRQILMASGSTTFTKIVNKWNTALIGLMTYFREAVVNTQELLDLLVKCENKIQTRIKIGLNSKMPSRFPPVVFYTPKELGGLGMLSMGHVLIPQSDLRWSKQTDVGITHFRSGMSHDEDQLIPNLYRYIQPWEAEFVDSQRVWAEYALKRQEANAQNRRLTLEDLEDSWDRGIPRINTLFQKDRHTLAYDKGWRIRTEFKQYQVLKQNPFWWTHQRHDGKLWNLNNYRTDMIQALGGVEGILEHTLFKGTYFPTWEGLFWEKASGFEESMKYKKLTNAQRSGLNQIPNRRFTLWWSPTINRANVYVGFQVQLDLTGIFMHGKIPTLKISLIQIFRAHLWQKVHESIVMDLCQVFDQELDALEIETVQKETIHPRKSYKMNSSCADILLFSAYKWNVSRPSLLADTKDTMDNTTTQKYWLDIQLRWGDYDSHDVERYARAKFLDYTTDNMSIYPSPTGLLIAIDLAYNLHSAYGNWFPGCKPLIQQAMAKIMKANPALYVLRERIRKALQLYSSEPTEPYLSSQNYGELFSNQIIWFVDDTNVYRVTIHKTFEGNLTTKPINGAIFIFNPRTGQLFLKIIHTSVWAGQKRLGQLAKWKTAEEVAALIRSLPVEEQPKQIIVTRKGMLDPLEVHLLDFPNIVIKGSELQLPFQACLKVEKFGDLILKATEPQMVLFNLYDDWLKTISSYTAFSRLILILRALHVNTERTKVLLKPDKTTLTEQHHIWPTLSDDDWIKVEVQLKDLILADYGKKNNVNVASLTQSEIRDIILGMEISAPSAQRQQIAEIEKQSKEQSQLTATTTRTVNKHGDEIITSTTSNYESQTFSSKTEWRVRAISATNLHLRTNHIYVSSDDIKESGYTYILPKNLLKKFVTISDLRAQIACYLYGTSPSDNPQVREVHCAVLPPQWGTHQAVHLPRQLPKHPALAHLQPLGWMHTQPNELPQLSPQDITTHAKVMAENPSWDGEKTIIITCSFTPGSCSLTAYKLTPSGYEWGAKNTDRGNNPKGYLPSHYERVQMLLSDRFLGYFMVPSQGSWNYNFMGVRHDPNMKYGVQLGNPREFYHEVHRPAHFMNFAAMEDATAPMLAADREDHFA; translated from the exons ATGTCGCTGCCGCCCTATCTTTTGGGGCCCAACCCCTGGGCCACCATGATGGCCCAGCAGCAGTTAGCGGCGGCGCAGCAAGCAGCATTGCAGGCTCACGCCGCCGCTGCTGCAGCTGCGCCACCGGTGCCTCCAGCGCAACCTCCTAAACCGCATCACATTCCGGAGGAAAAGATCAAAGAAAAag cTCAAAAATGGCACCAACTTCAAACCAAGCGTTTTGCGGACAAACGGAAATTTGGATTCGTGGATGCCCAAAAAGAAGACATGCCACCTGAACACATACGTAAAATTATTCGGGATCATGGTGATATGACTAGTCGCAAATATCGACACGATAAACGGGTTTACCTCGGGGCTTTGAAATATATGCCACATGCTGTCATGAAACTGTTAGAAAATATGCCAATGCCCTGGGAACAAATCAGAGATGTAAAAGTTCTGTACCACATAACTGGTGCTATTACATTTGTCAATGAAATTCCATGGGTTGTTGAGCCAGTTTATATAGCACAATGGGGAACGATGTGGATCATGATGCGTAGAGAAAAACGTGACCGTCGTCATTTCAAGCGCATGAGATTTCCGCCGTTCGATGATGAGGAACCTCCCTTGGATTATGCTGATAACATTTTAGATGTTGAGCCCTTAGAGCCCATTCAGATTGAATTAGATCCCGAAGAAGACGCAGCTGTTGCTAACTGGTTTTATGATCATAAACCTCTCTTAGGTACAAGACATGTAAATGGGTCCACTTACAGAAAATGGAATTTATCATTACCACAAATGGCAACCCTATACAGACTTGCTAATCAACTGCTTACTGACTTGGTTGATGATAATTATTTCTACCTATTTGATTCTAAGAGTTTCTTCACTGCAAAAGCCTTAAATATGGCAATACCTGGTGGGCCAAAATTTGAGCCACTTGTAAAGGATAACTCGGCTGGTGATGAAGATTGGAATGAGTTTAATGACATCAACAAGATTATTATTCGTCAGCCAATTAGAACAGAGTACAGAATTGCATTCCCATATTTGTATAACAACTTGCCACATTTTGTACAACTCTCTTG GTATCATACTCCAAATGTGGTATACATTAAGACTGAAGATCCAGATTTACCAGCTTTTTACTTTGATCCATTGATCAATCCAATCTCTCATCGCCACACAGTGAAGTCTTTAGATCCTGTGCCTGAAGAAGAAGATTTCTTGTTACCAGAAGATGTTACACCATTCTTACAGGAGACGGCTTTGTACACTGACAATACTGCAAACGGCATTGCACTTTTGTGGGCTCCCAGACCTTTTAACATGAGATCAG gACGTAGTCGCCGAGCTATCGACGTTCCTCTGGTAAAGACTTGGTACAAAGAGCACTGTCCTCCCGGCCAACCCGTAAAAGTGCGCGTGTCTTATCAGAAACTGCTGAAATACTATGTGCTAAATGCGCTCAAGCATCGACCACCGAAACCACAAAAGAAGAg GTATCTATTCCGTTCATTCAAATCAACAAAGTTTTTCCAAACAACCACCCTTGACTGGGTGGAGGCTGGTCTCCAGGTGTGCAGACAAGGCTATAACATGCTAAATTTGCTTATCCACCGAAAGAATCTTAATTACTTACATCTCGACTACAATTTCAATCTGAAGCCAGTTAAAACTCTCACAACAAAAGAGAGAAAGAAGTCGCGGTTCGGAAATG CATTCCATTTGTGTCGTGAAATTCTTCGCCTCACTAAATTAATAGTAGACTCCCATGTGCAATACCGACTTAACAATGTTGACTCCTTCCAACTGGCTGACGGTTTGCAATACATTTTCGCCCATGTCGGTCAACTGACGGGCATGTACAGATACAAGTATAAATTAATGAGACAAATACGAATGTGCAAAGACTTGAAACATCTTGTCTATTATAGATTTAATACG gGTCCCGTATCAAAAGGTCCTGGTTGCGGATTCTGGGCCCCAGGCTGGCGTGTATGGCTGTTTTTCATGCGCGGTATTACCCCGCTTCTAGAGCGCTGGCTCGGAAACTTGCTATCCAGGCAGTTCGAGGGACGACATTCCAAAG GTGTCGCTAAAACTGTGACCAAACAGCGAGTAGAATCGCACTTCGACTTGGAGCTGCGTGCGTCTGTAATGCACGATATCGTTGATATGATGCCTGAAGGTATCAAACAAAACAAAGCTAGAACTATCTTGCAACATTTGTCAGAGGCCTGGAGGTGCTGGAAAGCTAATATACCCTGGAAG gtgcCTGGGCTCCCAACACCAATAGAAAACATGATTCTTCGTTACGTGAAGATGAAAGCCGATTGGTGGACAAATACTGCGCACTACAATCGTGAACGTATCCGACGTGGTGCTACAGTTGATAAGACTGTGTGTAAGAAGAATCTGGGTCGTCTTACGAGACTGTATCTTAAAGCAGAACAAGAAAGGCAACACAACTATCTgaag GATGGTCCCTACATCTCGCCTGAAGAAGCAGTAGCGATCTACACAACAACTGTCCACTGGCTCGAGTCTCGACGTTTCGCGCCCATTCCTTTCCCACCGCTTTCATACAAGCACGACACAAAGCTGCTTATCCTTGCTTTGGAGCGGCTAAAGGAGGCCTACAGTGTCAAGTCTAGGCTTAATCAGAGTCAGAGAGAAGAACTGGGTCTTATTGAACAAGCCTATGATAACCCTCACGAAGCACTCTCCAGAATCAAACGTCACTTGCTTACACAAAGAACTTTTAGAgaa GTAGGTATAGAATTCATGGACTTATACTCGCACCTGGTGCCAGTTTACGACGTGGAACCTCTGGAGAAGATAACGGATGCATACCTTGACCAGTATTTGTGGTATGAAGCGGACAAGCGTCGATTGCTGCCGCCTTGGGTAAAACCGGCCGACACCGAGCCCTCGCCGCTTCTCGTGTACAAATGGTGCCAGG GTATCAATAACTTGCAAGACGTATGGGAAGTCGGTGAAGGCGAGTGTAACGTACTGCTAGAATCCCGCTTCGAAAAGCTGTATGAGAAAATTGATTTGACGCTTCTTAATCGTCTCTTGCGTTTGATCGTGGACCACAATATTGCTGACTACATGACGGCTAAAAATAACGTTGTTATTAATTACAAG GATATGAACCACACAAATTCTTACGGTATAATTCGTGGACTTCAATTTGCATCATTCATAGTCCAATACTATGGCTTAGTCCTTGACCTGCTCGTATTGGGTCTCCAGAGGGCCAGTGAGATGGCTGGTCCCCCACAATTACCCAATGACTTTCTCTCTTACCAAGATAGAGCAGCAGAAGGGGCTCATCCGATTCGCCTGTATTGTAGATATATAGACCGGATTCATATATTCTTCAG ATTCACTGCAGAAGAGGCTCGTGATCTTATCCAGCGCTATCTTACTGAGCACCCGGACCCAAACAACGAAAACATAGTTGGCTACAATAACAAGAAATGCTGGCCGCGAGATGCTAGGATGCGTTTGATGAAACATGATGTTAACTT AGGTCGTGCAGTTTTCTGGGATATCAAGAACCGCTTGCCAAGATCTGTGACTACTATACAGTGGGAGAACAGCTTTGTGTCAGTCTACTCGAAGGATAATCCTAACTTGTTGTTTAACATGGCTGGATTTGAATGCAGAATATTGCCTAAA TGCCGCAGTCAACACGAGGAGCTGTCACACCGCGATGGTGTATGGAACCTGCAGAATGAAGTTACCAAGGAGCGAACTGCTCAATGTTACCTGCGTGTTGACGACGAGTCGCTCGCTAGGTTCCACAACCGCGTGCGACAGATATTGATGGCGTCTGGTTCTACGACATTTACAAAGATTGTTAACAAATGGAATACTGCGCTTATTG gtTTAATGACATACTTCCGTGAAGCTGTCGTCAACACACAAGAGCTACTAGATCTGCTTGTAAAATGCGAGAATAAAATTCAGACTCGTATAAAAATCGGTCTTAATTCGAAAATGCCTTCCCGTTTCCCGCCTGTTGTGTTTTACACTCCAAAAGAATTAGGTGGACTTGGGATGTTGTCCATGGGACATGTTCTAATTCCACAG TCTGATCTCCGTTGGTCAAAACAAACAGATGTAGGTATCACTCACTTTAGATCAGGAATGTCACATGATGAAGATCAACTTATTCCTAACTTGTATCGCTACATCCAGCCTTGGGAGGCTGAATTTGTTGACTCACAGAGAGTTTGGGCAGAGTATGCTTTGAAAAGGCAAGAGGCTAATGCACAAAACAG gCGATTGACATTGGAAGATTTAGAAGACTCTTGGGATCGCGGTATTCCAAGAATTAATACGTTGTTCCAAAAGGACCGACACACACTAGCTTATGATAAAGGATGGCGCATAAGGACAGAGTTCAAACAATATCAG GTCCTAAAACAGAATCCGTTCTGGTGGACGCATCAACGACACGACGGCAAACTGTGGAACTTGAACAACTACCGTACAGACATGATCCAGGCCCTCGGAGGTGTTGAAGGCATACTGGAACATACATTATTCAAGGGAACCTACTTCCCGACGTGGGAGGGATTGTTCTG ggaGAAGGCTTCCGGGTTCGAAGAGTCGATGAAATATAAGAAGTTGACTAATGCACAGAGATCTGGTTTGAATCAAATTCCAAATCGGCGTTTCACGCTATGGTGGTCGCCCACTATTAACAGAGCCAATGTATATGTTGGCTTCCAG GTGCAACTGGATTTAACAGGTATATTCATGCACGGTAAAATCCCAACATTGAAGATTTCTCTCATCCAAATCTTCAGAGCTCACTTGTGGCAGAAAGTCCATGAGTCGATTGTTATGGACTTGTGTCAG gtaTTTGATCAAGAACTTGATGCTCTGGAGATAGAGACAGTGCAAAAAGAGACCATTCACCCTCGAAAATCTTACAAAATGAACTCATCATGTGCTGATATTCTTTTGTTCTCGGCCTATAAGTGGAATGTATCTCGTCCATCGCTACTTGCTGACACAAA ggaCACAATGGACAATACAACAACTCAGAAATACTGGTTGGATATACAACTTCGTTGGGGAGATTACGACTCGCACGATGTCGAGCGATATGCTCGGGCTAAGTTCCTGGATTACACAACAGACAATATGTCCATCTATCCGTCACCTACCGGTCTCCTCATTGCAATTGATCTTGCCTACAATTTGCACAG TGCATATGGTAACTGGTTCCCTGGTTGCAAGCCACTCATCCAGCAAGCAATGGCTAAAATAATGAAGGCTAATCCCGCTTTATACGTACTACGTGAGCGTATCCGTAAAGCGTTGCAGCTTTACTCGTCCGAACCCACAGAACCATACCTCTCCAGTCAGAACTATGGAGAACTATTTTCTAATCAAATTATTTg GTTTGTTGATGACACTAATGTATACCGTGTGACGATACACAAAACTTTCGAGGGTAACTTGACTACAAAACCTATTAATGGTGCAATCTTCATATTCAACCCACGTACTGGTCAGCTTTTCCTCAAGATCATTCACACCAGTGTGTGGGCCGGGCAGAAACGTCTTGGACAG CTTGCGAAATGGAAGACTGCTGAGGAAGTAGCGGCTTTAATTCGTTCATTGCCAGTAGAAGAGCAGCCTAAGCAAATTATTGTCACAAGAAAAGGAATGTTGGATCCTCTTGAG GTGCACTTGCTTGACTTCCCGAACATCGTTATTAAGGGTTCTGAACTGCAACTACCGTTCCAAGCTTGTCTCAAAGTGGAGAAGTTTGGAGACCTTATCCTAAAGGCTACTGAACCACAGATGGTGCTGTTCAATTTGTATGATGACTGGCTCAAGACAATCTCATCTTACACA GCTTTCAGTagattgatattaatattacgtGCGCTACACGTGAACACAGAAAGAACTAAAGTTCTTCTAAAGCCAGACAAAACAACACTAACGGAACAACATCATATTTGGCCTACTTTATCTGACGATGATTGGATTAAGGTAGAAGTTCAGCTCAAGGATCTCATCCTGGCCGATTATGGCAAAAAGAACAA CGTCAATGTAGCTTCACTAACTCAGTCTGAGATTCGAGATATTATCCTCGGAATGGAGATTTCGGCACCATCAGCCCAAAGACAACAGATAGCTGAGATCGAGAAACAAAGCAAAGAGCAGAGTCAACTTACAGCCACAACTACACGTACCGTCAACAAACATGGCGATGAAATTATCACTTCTACCACCAGCAACTACGAATCACAGACATTCag tTCGAAGACTGAATGGCGTGTTCGTGCGATTTCCGCAACGAATCTCCATCTGCGTACGAATCACATCTACGTCAGCTCCGATGATATCAAGGAGAGTGGTTACACATACATATTGCCAAAGAATTTGCTCAAGAAATTTGTCACCATTTCAGACTTGAGAGCACAG ATCGCTTGCTACTTGTACGGTACATCGCCAAGTGACAATCCTCAAGTGCGCGAAGTGCACTGCGCGGTACTACCACCGCAGTGGGGAACGCATCAAGCGGTTCATCTCCCGCGACAATTGCCGAAACACCCGGCGCTTGCACACCTTCAACCCCTGGGTTGGATGCACACACAACCCAACGAATTGCCGCAATTATCGCCTCAG GACATAACAACACATGCTAAAGTTATGGCAGAAAATCCATCATGGGATGGTGAAAAAACAATTATCATAACTTGTTCTTTTACCCCCGGGTCTTGTTCTCTTACTGCTTATAAACTTACTCCGAGTGGATATGAGTGGGGAGCTAAGAATACGGACAGAGGGAACAACCCGAAGGGTTATCTGCCTAGCCATTATGAACGAGTCCAAATGTTACTCTCGGACCGTTTCCTTGGATACTTTATGGTCCCATCACAAGGCAGTTGGAATTATAATTTCATGG GTGTGCGACATGATCCAAACATGAAATATGGAGTCCAACTTGGCAATCCACGTGAATTCTACCATGAAGTGCATCGACCGGCTCATTTCATGAACTTTGCAGCAATGGAGGATGctactgctccaatgctggcTGCAGATAGAGAAGACCACTTTgcttaa